A stretch of Spirosoma oryzicola DNA encodes these proteins:
- a CDS encoding gliding motility-associated C-terminal domain-containing protein has product MLVCQCKSALLYWIILLALLPLAVHTTSLAQCAPGAIICETFGAGPRGALPSGQTNFMYRAAACPNDGEYNIVDAVDGSCHGDAWHTVTEDHTPGDVKGNMFIVNASFQPSEFFSQKAEGLCPGVTYEFSMWVLNINKVLQPGICDEYILRNPIIAMRVEQADGTLIREVVQPAVTRSANPVWVQLSMPFVIQTNANDVVVKLINKGLGGCGNDLIIDDISFRPVHPSLSIQFPNTSASETTVCADTRLTLSVGAAAGYPNPVYAWQQSADNVNWTPVPGSGQATYTINPVRAGRTYYRLRNAQPINSAAIGRSQCSAESNVLIVNGRPDAPFNLGDDLALCDGRPVVLQVPNELPAGTSFVWSDQSKNRQLTVSTPGSYWLETNLDGCTYSDTVQAELENCHLEDVYIPDAFSPNSDAVNDKLVVIHSGDFTSYSFRVYDRWGSVIFSSRQAEVHWDGTFRNQPCPVGAYAWTIDYSVLNAKNEERHFVRSGQVMLVR; this is encoded by the coding sequence ATGCTCGTTTGTCAATGCAAGTCGGCATTATTGTACTGGATTATTCTACTAGCTCTACTGCCTTTAGCGGTTCATACGACCAGTCTGGCCCAATGTGCGCCGGGAGCGATTATCTGCGAAACATTCGGCGCGGGTCCTCGTGGCGCGTTGCCCAGCGGCCAAACGAATTTTATGTACCGGGCGGCCGCCTGTCCGAATGATGGTGAGTACAACATCGTGGATGCGGTAGATGGCTCTTGTCACGGTGATGCCTGGCATACTGTAACTGAAGACCATACGCCCGGCGACGTAAAAGGCAATATGTTTATTGTCAACGCTTCGTTTCAGCCCAGCGAGTTTTTTAGTCAGAAAGCCGAAGGATTATGTCCCGGTGTCACCTACGAATTCTCGATGTGGGTGCTGAACATCAATAAAGTACTGCAACCGGGTATCTGTGACGAATACATACTGCGCAACCCGATCATCGCGATGCGGGTAGAACAAGCCGATGGCACGCTGATACGCGAAGTAGTGCAGCCTGCCGTAACGCGCTCTGCCAACCCGGTGTGGGTTCAATTGAGTATGCCCTTCGTTATTCAAACGAACGCCAACGATGTTGTGGTTAAGCTGATCAACAAAGGCTTAGGGGGTTGTGGAAACGATCTGATCATTGATGATATCAGCTTTCGACCCGTTCACCCGAGCTTATCGATCCAGTTCCCAAATACAAGCGCTTCCGAAACAACGGTTTGTGCCGATACCCGGCTGACACTGAGCGTCGGAGCCGCTGCCGGATACCCTAATCCGGTGTATGCCTGGCAACAAAGTGCCGACAACGTTAACTGGACGCCGGTTCCTGGAAGCGGCCAGGCAACCTATACCATCAATCCCGTTCGGGCGGGACGTACCTATTATCGACTGCGAAACGCCCAGCCAATCAATTCGGCTGCTATTGGCCGGTCGCAGTGTTCGGCTGAGTCGAACGTGCTCATTGTGAACGGTCGTCCTGACGCACCATTTAATTTGGGTGATGATCTGGCGCTTTGCGATGGTAGGCCAGTGGTCTTGCAGGTGCCTAATGAGTTGCCAGCGGGTACCAGTTTTGTCTGGTCCGATCAAAGCAAAAACCGGCAGCTAACCGTTAGCACGCCGGGAAGTTACTGGCTGGAAACCAATCTGGACGGCTGTACGTACAGCGATACGGTACAGGCTGAACTGGAAAATTGCCATCTGGAAGATGTCTATATACCGGATGCGTTCTCACCCAATAGCGATGCTGTCAACGATAAGTTAGTTGTCATTCATTCCGGTGATTTTACTTCGTATTCGTTCCGGGTCTATGACCGGTGGGGGAGTGTGATCTTTTCGAGTCGGCAGGCTGAAGTGCACTGGGATGGTACATTTCGCAATCAGCCTTGTCCGGTAGGAGCCTACGCCTGGACAATTGATTACAGTGTTTTAAACGCGAAAAATGAGGAACGTCATTTCGTTCGAAGTGGACAGGTTATGCTTGTCCGGTGA
- a CDS encoding glycosyltransferase family 2 protein, whose protein sequence is MNILKAPAWIQEFNYPYASFDEIPESVFESINRDLEAVLKPNPVVSVAIPAWNEEVNILRSIASLAKMKTNIPFEILVVNNNSTDQTQKTLDKLRIRSVFQPIQGWGPARQMGLEQAKGKYLLTADADGLYPPEWIDEMMAVLQQPGVICVYGRYSFIPNPEKGFTRWKLSMLERMKDTIAEVRHMKRPHLNAYGISIGYVREYALKVGYVMKKIRGEDGRMCFDLMQFGTVKQVKSPKARVWTGTRTLEKDGSFSRTLFVRVAIELRRFSSMFVAQQPHDTKTSLNN, encoded by the coding sequence ATGAACATTCTAAAAGCCCCAGCCTGGATTCAGGAATTCAATTACCCTTACGCTTCGTTCGACGAGATTCCTGAATCGGTTTTTGAGTCCATCAACCGTGATCTGGAAGCGGTTCTGAAGCCTAATCCAGTCGTGAGCGTTGCCATTCCGGCCTGGAACGAAGAGGTCAACATCCTGCGTAGCATCGCGTCGCTGGCGAAGATGAAGACCAACATACCGTTCGAAATCCTGGTGGTCAATAATAATTCGACGGATCAGACGCAGAAAACGCTGGACAAGCTACGCATTCGTTCGGTATTTCAACCGATTCAGGGATGGGGCCCCGCTCGCCAGATGGGGCTGGAACAGGCAAAAGGAAAGTACTTGCTGACCGCCGATGCCGATGGTCTGTACCCACCCGAATGGATTGATGAAATGATGGCGGTGTTGCAGCAGCCGGGCGTTATCTGCGTGTACGGACGATACTCGTTTATCCCGAATCCCGAAAAAGGATTTACGCGCTGGAAACTCTCGATGCTCGAGCGGATGAAAGACACTATTGCCGAAGTCCGGCACATGAAACGGCCTCACCTGAACGCCTACGGCATCAGCATCGGCTACGTTCGGGAATACGCCCTGAAAGTCGGGTACGTGATGAAGAAAATTCGCGGGGAAGATGGTCGTATGTGCTTCGATCTGATGCAGTTCGGTACGGTGAAACAAGTGAAGTCACCTAAAGCGCGGGTCTGGACGGGGACCAGAACACTGGAGAAAGACGGTTCTTTTTCGCGGACTCTATTCGTTCGGGTTGCCATCGAATTGCGTCGGTTCAGCAGCATGTTCGTTGCCCAGCAGCCGCACGACACAAAAACATCGCTAAACAACTAG
- a CDS encoding acyltransferase family protein, with protein MRFRAVDSFRGLAAIMVILFHMQHLNLLASNVFIAKSDIFVDFFFVLSGFVMTHSNFNKITDFESIKPFVVKRFKRLYPLHLFTLLLVLLFETFRFVVDHYVVKLSNPVFAEDKTLISFLSNLTLTQSLGLFDQVTWNGPSWSISVEFYTYIAWALCLVVFRKNLLVICGLSFSLLTWFIVRHNGSIIYNYDYGFIRCVYSFLIGMLAYRIRRRFTADFGYWQSSFTEIILLALTILSVRSFTHEQSWLMPLLFAFVIIAFSQETGAVSKLLASERLAFLGNLSYSYYLNHTVILSVMDLVLFKLIKVPHTNGGELLYILICLAGVHVLSLFTYRHIEFILQSVSSKRTRTSAANMAAV; from the coding sequence ATGAGATTTCGAGCGGTTGATTCATTTCGCGGTCTGGCTGCCATTATGGTTATTTTATTCCATATGCAGCACCTTAACCTGTTGGCAAGCAATGTCTTCATTGCGAAAAGCGACATTTTTGTTGACTTCTTTTTTGTGCTGTCAGGGTTTGTGATGACCCATAGCAATTTCAACAAGATCACCGATTTTGAGAGTATAAAGCCGTTCGTGGTTAAGCGTTTCAAGCGGCTTTATCCGCTACATCTCTTTACTCTGTTGCTGGTACTGCTTTTTGAAACCTTTCGGTTTGTCGTTGATCACTACGTTGTTAAGCTATCCAATCCGGTATTTGCCGAGGACAAGACGCTTATCTCTTTCCTGTCGAATCTGACCCTTACTCAGTCGCTGGGGTTGTTTGATCAGGTAACCTGGAATGGTCCTAGCTGGAGCATCAGCGTAGAGTTCTACACCTACATCGCTTGGGCGCTTTGTTTGGTTGTGTTTCGTAAAAACCTGCTGGTTATTTGTGGATTGAGCTTTAGTCTGCTAACCTGGTTTATCGTCCGGCATAACGGTAGCATCATTTACAACTACGACTACGGGTTCATACGGTGTGTCTACAGCTTTCTGATCGGTATGCTGGCGTATCGGATACGTCGGCGGTTTACGGCGGATTTCGGGTACTGGCAAAGTTCATTCACCGAAATCATTTTATTGGCTCTGACCATACTATCGGTTCGTTCGTTCACGCACGAGCAGAGCTGGCTAATGCCGCTGTTGTTTGCGTTCGTTATCATTGCCTTTTCGCAGGAGACGGGTGCTGTTTCCAAGCTGCTGGCCAGCGAACGACTCGCCTTCCTGGGCAATCTCTCGTACTCGTACTACCTCAACCATACGGTCATCTTGTCCGTCATGGATCTGGTTCTTTTTAAGCTGATCAAGGTGCCTCACACCAATGGCGGGGAGTTGCTTTACATCCTGATTTGCCTGGCTGGGGTGCATGTGCTGTCGCTGTTTACGTACCGGCACATCGAATTTATTCTTCAATCGGTATCGTCTAAGCGCACCCGGACATCGGCGGCTAATATGGCGGCTGTATAA
- a CDS encoding glycosyltransferase family 4 protein, whose translation MINVFIDHQKFTTQKYGGISRYFANIIQGIKQTKDISYKLGVLHAKNHYIQNEPLALKGKLGDRILGRKERYDYELNKFYCQQLLKKNEFDVFHPTYYDPYFLQSLKKPLVITIHDLTYERLPEYFWAQDPLTYQKRLNIDRADSIITISQTTRKDLLSFFDVDPAKVSVIYHGIDIETPLRVQPVDQLPKQYLLFVGDRSGYKNFYLFMNAFQKIAHRFPDLHVILTGGGKLEIADREFLNRLRLTDRVRHINATDEQLNFLYQNAQLFVYPSLYEGFGLPILEAFKARCPMLLSDTECFREVAADAAVYFEPTSMDDLIDKLETVLTGTTLKAQLVEKGVKRLADFPLQKSIDQTLDVYKSLVSPRSAKQVLV comes from the coding sequence ATGATAAACGTATTCATCGATCATCAGAAATTCACTACGCAAAAGTACGGAGGCATCAGCCGATACTTTGCCAATATCATCCAGGGTATCAAACAGACGAAGGATATTTCCTACAAGCTGGGGGTGTTGCACGCCAAGAACCATTACATTCAGAACGAACCTCTGGCGCTCAAAGGCAAACTCGGTGATCGGATACTCGGCCGAAAGGAACGGTATGATTATGAGCTCAATAAGTTCTATTGCCAGCAGTTGCTGAAGAAAAATGAGTTCGACGTATTTCACCCGACCTACTACGATCCGTACTTTCTGCAATCGTTAAAAAAGCCGCTGGTCATTACAATCCACGACCTGACCTACGAGCGGCTGCCTGAATACTTCTGGGCGCAGGACCCGCTCACGTATCAGAAGCGCCTGAATATTGACCGGGCCGATTCGATCATAACCATTTCGCAAACCACCCGGAAAGATCTGCTTAGTTTTTTCGACGTAGATCCGGCCAAAGTATCGGTTATCTATCACGGCATCGATATTGAAACGCCTTTACGGGTTCAGCCGGTCGATCAGCTACCCAAACAGTATCTTTTGTTTGTGGGCGACCGCAGCGGCTACAAAAACTTTTACCTGTTCATGAATGCCTTCCAGAAGATCGCTCATCGTTTTCCGGATCTGCACGTGATTCTGACGGGGGGTGGCAAACTGGAAATTGCCGACCGGGAGTTTCTGAATCGGTTGCGGCTTACGGATCGGGTACGGCACATCAACGCCACGGACGAGCAGCTTAATTTTCTGTATCAGAATGCGCAGTTGTTCGTGTATCCATCGCTTTACGAAGGGTTTGGTTTACCGATCCTGGAAGCCTTTAAAGCACGCTGCCCGATGCTGCTGAGCGATACGGAATGTTTTCGGGAGGTTGCCGCCGATGCCGCCGTGTATTTCGAACCGACCAGCATGGACGATTTAATCGACAAGCTGGAAACCGTCCTTACGGGGACAACGCTCAAAGCACAGCTGGTCGAGAAAGGAGTGAAGCGGTTGGCGGATTTCCCGCTTCAAAAATCCATTGACCAAACGCTGGACGTATATAAATCATTGGTTTCTCCAAGGTCAGCAAAACAGGTGTTGGTATGA
- a CDS encoding alpha-1,2-fucosyltransferase produces MIISRITSGLGNQLFQFAAARHLALKNKTSLYLDLSYYHYTYDTDTPRAFKLKHFAVPYRVLQNSPAEYVSKATKLLPNRSLPPFFLFLKEKHFHFDTSVPQARASCITLDGFWQSEEYFRESADTIRRELTLTSNPSPEFDEYEQLIKAASMPVSVHIRRGDYVNHPEFSQTFGFVGLSYYEQALNQLQVQVNAPRFFIFSDDQEWVRDNLPLPDNAVFVRNSGADSDVADLVLMSRCKHHIIANSSFSWWGAWLNPNPDKLVITPKKWYKQQPTWNTKDLLPATWLAL; encoded by the coding sequence ATGATTATCAGTAGAATAACCAGCGGTTTAGGCAATCAGCTTTTTCAGTTCGCGGCTGCCCGGCATCTGGCGCTGAAGAACAAAACATCGCTTTACCTGGATCTAAGCTACTATCATTATACCTATGACACGGATACACCCCGTGCTTTTAAGCTAAAGCACTTCGCAGTGCCTTACCGCGTACTTCAAAATTCACCGGCGGAGTACGTATCAAAAGCGACAAAACTGCTGCCAAACCGCAGTTTGCCACCTTTTTTTCTGTTTCTCAAGGAAAAGCATTTTCATTTTGACACCAGTGTGCCGCAAGCCAGAGCCAGTTGTATTACCCTGGATGGTTTCTGGCAATCGGAAGAATACTTTCGGGAAAGTGCGGACACAATCCGGCGCGAACTGACGCTCACTTCTAATCCAAGCCCTGAGTTTGACGAGTACGAGCAATTGATCAAGGCGGCTTCGATGCCGGTTTCGGTTCATATCCGGCGGGGGGATTACGTAAACCACCCAGAATTTAGTCAGACCTTCGGTTTTGTCGGATTATCCTACTACGAGCAGGCACTCAATCAACTACAGGTACAGGTGAATGCGCCCCGGTTCTTTATTTTTAGTGACGATCAGGAGTGGGTGCGCGATAATCTGCCCTTACCGGATAACGCTGTTTTTGTCCGTAACTCCGGTGCAGACAGTGATGTCGCTGACCTGGTTTTGATGAGCCGCTGTAAGCATCACATCATTGCCAACAGTTCATTTAGCTGGTGGGGCGCATGGCTGAATCCGAATCCTGACAAGCTGGTCATTACGCCTAAGAAGTGGTACAAGCAACAACCCACCTGGAACACAAAAGATTTGCTTCCGGCCACCTGGCTAGCCCTTTAA
- a CDS encoding MOP flippase family protein — translation MSHKQQAISGGKWMSTSTAISTLFQFGQVAVLARLLEPSVFGIVSVSTLLIAFFSIFANLGFSNSIIYKQEENREVLSTIYLLNLVLGLVIGVVVFFSWPLVVAYYKEPRLEQVIKLSSLYFIIVYVGQIYLFLLQKELRFKAVASIDITGTVVGTATTIVLAYTGFAELALIYGQLAQQAAKSILQLMYGRKLFSPVLKFDLNLIKDHLRFGLYNVGDGIVGFVQANSDNILVGGMLGVKPLGYYTLASQLAVFPISRLSPIILQVAYPILARFKGDTNELKKSYLTILDLLSYINLPLLAGLFITADSVVPLFYGPGWEPTIILIRIFVFVSIFTFLSNPLFTLAFSKGKPKLLFYLNVATLFIKIPLVYVLAQYWGVIGIASAFLIATMSNLLINFRIVYSLIGPFMREFAQNFAKPLLFCLLMIGAIELYKSYTDSISVVNLVTEIIIGGLIYVGLTIRFKYPLAELKTFGKAA, via the coding sequence ATGAGTCACAAGCAACAGGCCATCAGTGGTGGCAAGTGGATGAGTACATCGACGGCGATTTCTACGCTGTTCCAGTTCGGTCAGGTGGCCGTTCTGGCGCGGCTGCTGGAGCCGTCGGTGTTTGGCATTGTCAGCGTCAGCACCTTGCTGATCGCCTTTTTTAGTATTTTCGCCAATCTCGGTTTTTCTAACTCGATTATTTACAAACAGGAAGAAAACCGGGAGGTGCTCTCCACGATTTACCTATTGAATCTAGTGCTGGGCCTGGTCATCGGCGTTGTTGTTTTCTTTAGCTGGCCGCTGGTCGTTGCCTACTACAAAGAACCCCGCCTGGAGCAGGTCATCAAACTGTCGTCGCTGTATTTTATCATCGTATACGTTGGGCAGATTTATTTGTTTTTGCTTCAGAAAGAGTTGCGGTTCAAAGCCGTAGCCAGCATCGATATAACGGGTACCGTCGTCGGAACAGCAACGACCATTGTGCTGGCCTATACCGGTTTTGCTGAACTGGCGCTGATCTACGGGCAACTGGCGCAGCAGGCGGCCAAGTCGATTCTGCAACTGATGTACGGACGCAAGCTATTTTCTCCGGTACTAAAGTTCGATTTGAATCTAATCAAGGATCACCTGCGCTTCGGTTTGTACAATGTGGGGGATGGAATCGTTGGGTTCGTGCAGGCGAATTCGGATAACATTCTGGTAGGCGGGATGCTGGGGGTAAAACCACTTGGCTATTACACGCTGGCTTCCCAACTCGCCGTTTTTCCGATTTCACGGCTAAGCCCGATTATCCTGCAAGTGGCTTACCCGATTCTGGCGCGGTTCAAGGGGGACACGAACGAACTGAAAAAGTCGTATCTGACGATTCTGGATTTGCTCAGCTACATCAATCTGCCCTTGCTGGCGGGCTTGTTTATCACGGCTGACAGTGTCGTTCCGCTTTTTTACGGTCCCGGTTGGGAGCCGACGATTATACTCATTCGAATCTTTGTCTTTGTCAGCATCTTTACGTTCCTGAGTAATCCGCTGTTTACGCTGGCGTTTTCGAAGGGTAAACCAAAGCTGTTGTTCTACCTGAACGTGGCGACGCTGTTTATTAAAATTCCGCTGGTGTACGTGTTGGCTCAATATTGGGGGGTAATTGGTATTGCCTCGGCGTTTTTGATTGCCACCATGTCGAACCTGCTCATTAATTTTCGGATCGTCTATTCGCTGATTGGTCCGTTTATGCGCGAATTTGCGCAGAATTTTGCCAAACCCCTTCTGTTCTGTCTGCTTATGATCGGTGCCATTGAACTGTATAAGTCGTATACCGATTCAATCAGTGTGGTCAATCTGGTGACAGAAATCATCATCGGTGGACTGATCTACGTTGGTTTGACAATTCGATTCAAATATCCCCTCGCCGAACTTAAAACATTTGGTAAAGCTGCCTGA
- a CDS encoding GumC family protein, with the protein MTFQGLGRLLKQHLIWFIVFPCLGAGAVFYFMRNETSTYKTKATLYTGLTSGYSLRSTQEGFQTDYSGVSNAFDNILTTLNSNQTLYNVGRDLLSQHLQVTKPSPQQLSAASFQQLQKAIPANVRQSLVRGNDLAYTRSRIDSLSRSQTDNPIRKLMQDGSLPYSPDYISKKLKATRRSASDMLDMEYETDDPAIAQQTLDLAIKELNQRYTSLKSGETNPVVEYYEAKTKEAKKQLDNAESKLRAFNVQHNVLNFEDELKTRSTTRDALVTEYSGEVMRNRAAKAAMDALNQRMSQGGNLLKINTALTDKQAELTEAESQLINARTNGQPQAALDRFQAKIDQKSAELKQIAQNYFAADNTAESIPKMRLVNEWLAKVLEFEESGARMDVIKKRLDEYQKESTAFSPLESEQRQLTRDMTVAEKDYLALVQSLNQATTHRQDIAIDGSLSVLDPPVFPFSPQPAKRWLFTAIGAGAGFVIALLLTALRIWADKRINSLEQAEQRVGSSVTAVFPTVKKFAVNSKASRAAVSMFEQLGNAINIEIEQQRVAAHPPVITLFSLRAKQGKTWFAHGLSRLYAESGERVAYLYPRIAQTDSKFEQEGIAFFPYDLHPNFMNVREPEDLLSREESVEMSGFQKIILELPALVGSPIPLHLVNRSAVSLMILTVHTLWGRRDKQLFTLYSKAAKHPVLIALNKVEGGDTDAPTVGDIEQGVVRTKRFAEPNEVVAGAPTGERVFDQQSK; encoded by the coding sequence ATGACATTTCAAGGACTTGGGCGGCTATTGAAGCAGCATCTAATCTGGTTTATTGTCTTTCCGTGCCTGGGGGCAGGAGCCGTTTTTTACTTCATGCGGAATGAGACAAGTACATATAAAACAAAGGCTACTCTGTACACGGGTCTGACATCGGGCTACTCGCTCCGGTCAACGCAGGAAGGTTTCCAGACCGATTATTCGGGAGTGAGTAATGCTTTCGACAACATCCTGACGACGCTTAATTCCAACCAGACGCTTTACAACGTTGGCCGGGATTTGCTAAGTCAGCACTTGCAGGTGACCAAACCCTCGCCACAGCAACTTTCGGCTGCCAGCTTCCAGCAACTACAGAAGGCTATACCGGCAAACGTGCGTCAGTCGCTGGTGCGTGGGAATGATCTGGCGTATACCCGTAGCCGGATCGATAGCCTGTCGCGGAGCCAGACCGATAACCCTATCCGGAAGCTGATGCAGGACGGTAGCTTACCGTACTCGCCTGACTACATCAGCAAAAAGCTGAAAGCAACCCGCCGAAGCGCCAGTGATATGCTGGATATGGAGTACGAAACCGACGATCCGGCCATTGCGCAGCAAACGCTGGACCTGGCTATAAAAGAGCTGAACCAGCGGTACACATCGCTGAAGAGCGGGGAGACCAATCCGGTTGTGGAGTACTACGAAGCGAAAACAAAAGAAGCCAAAAAGCAGCTGGACAATGCCGAATCAAAACTACGGGCGTTTAACGTGCAGCACAATGTGCTCAACTTCGAAGACGAACTGAAAACACGGTCAACCACCCGTGATGCGTTGGTAACAGAGTACAGTGGCGAAGTAATGCGCAACCGGGCCGCTAAAGCGGCAATGGATGCTCTTAATCAGCGCATGTCGCAGGGCGGAAACCTGTTGAAAATCAATACCGCTCTTACGGATAAGCAAGCCGAACTGACCGAGGCCGAATCCCAGTTGATAAACGCCCGTACCAATGGGCAGCCCCAGGCTGCTCTGGACCGTTTTCAGGCTAAGATCGACCAGAAATCGGCGGAACTGAAACAGATTGCGCAGAACTACTTCGCGGCCGATAACACCGCCGAATCGATTCCGAAGATGAGGCTTGTGAATGAGTGGCTAGCGAAGGTGCTGGAATTCGAAGAGTCGGGTGCGCGGATGGACGTCATCAAGAAACGGCTGGACGAATACCAGAAAGAATCGACCGCCTTTTCGCCCCTGGAATCTGAGCAGCGGCAACTTACCCGCGACATGACCGTGGCTGAAAAAGACTACCTGGCACTAGTTCAGTCGCTAAATCAGGCAACGACCCACCGGCAGGATATTGCCATCGATGGGTCCTTGTCCGTGCTCGACCCGCCGGTATTTCCGTTCTCGCCACAACCGGCTAAACGTTGGCTTTTTACCGCCATTGGGGCAGGGGCTGGTTTTGTGATTGCGTTGTTGCTCACCGCTCTGCGCATCTGGGCCGATAAGCGCATCAACTCCCTGGAGCAGGCTGAACAGCGAGTTGGAAGCTCGGTTACGGCGGTATTCCCAACCGTGAAGAAATTTGCGGTCAACTCCAAAGCTAGCCGGGCTGCCGTCAGTATGTTTGAGCAACTGGGTAACGCCATCAACATTGAAATTGAGCAACAGCGCGTAGCAGCCCATCCACCCGTGATCACCCTATTTAGTCTACGAGCCAAACAAGGGAAAACATGGTTTGCGCACGGCCTGTCCCGGTTGTACGCGGAGTCAGGTGAGCGGGTGGCCTATTTGTACCCCCGCATTGCGCAAACCGATAGCAAGTTCGAGCAGGAGGGTATCGCTTTTTTTCCGTATGATCTGCACCCGAATTTCATGAACGTACGGGAGCCCGAAGATCTGCTCTCCCGCGAAGAGTCTGTAGAAATGAGTGGGTTTCAGAAAATTATTCTGGAGTTGCCGGCGCTGGTGGGTAGTCCGATCCCTTTGCATCTGGTCAATCGGAGTGCCGTTTCGCTCATGATCCTGACGGTTCATACGCTTTGGGGGCGTCGGGATAAACAGTTATTTACCCTTTACTCGAAAGCTGCGAAACATCCGGTGTTGATCGCCTTAAACAAAGTGGAAGGGGGCGATACGGATGCGCCAACGGTTGGCGATATCGAGCAGGGTGTGGTCCGTACCAAGCGGTTTGCGGAGCCGAACGAGGTTGTAGCCGGGGCACCAACTGGCGAACGGGTTTTTGATCAGCAATCCAAATGA
- a CDS encoding TolC family protein, giving the protein MKRIRIDRLSRFIQLCALVLVLLIAGYTASYSQNGATPAQATPKPIASPADGLPIDSMTFDFNRDIAQQLVSFDEMYKLALAYSPSVKFEGAVSNAQLAALQLSKLQVLQNVTGYYNYSSGNQAILSTGTNVSDQLGQISNGYRAGVNVAISIHDLFGRPQQIKLARANYESTKERRRTAEIQLKRDLFNLYQDLILSQRILQIRLRDDQASLAAYQIGLVELQKGKITPETHAFNSNRYAETRSTVEQAKTQFIKTIYALELFVGVPINQLKRS; this is encoded by the coding sequence ATGAAACGAATAAGGATTGATCGACTGAGCCGCTTTATCCAGCTGTGTGCGCTGGTACTGGTTCTGTTGATCGCAGGGTACACGGCAAGCTACAGTCAGAATGGAGCTACCCCGGCGCAGGCGACGCCGAAACCAATCGCATCGCCCGCCGACGGTTTGCCTATCGATAGTATGACGTTTGACTTCAATCGGGACATTGCCCAGCAGTTAGTCTCGTTTGACGAAATGTATAAGCTGGCGTTAGCGTATTCGCCATCGGTAAAATTTGAAGGAGCCGTCTCAAATGCACAGCTCGCTGCTTTACAACTTTCCAAGCTTCAGGTGTTACAGAATGTAACCGGGTACTACAATTACTCGTCCGGTAATCAGGCTATCCTGTCGACGGGCACGAATGTAAGCGATCAGTTGGGGCAGATCTCAAACGGTTATCGGGCGGGGGTAAACGTTGCCATAAGCATTCATGATTTGTTTGGTCGTCCCCAGCAGATCAAGCTGGCCCGTGCCAATTACGAATCCACGAAAGAGCGCCGTCGTACCGCCGAAATTCAATTGAAGCGCGACTTATTCAATCTGTATCAGGATTTGATTCTGTCCCAGCGGATTTTGCAGATTCGGTTGCGTGACGATCAGGCGTCACTGGCCGCTTACCAAATTGGGCTGGTGGAGTTGCAGAAAGGAAAGATTACCCCCGAAACACACGCCTTTAATAGCAACCGGTACGCCGAAACACGATCAACAGTTGAGCAAGCCAAGACGCAGTTTATCAAGACGATATACGCGCTTGAACTGTTTGTAGGAGTTCCTATTAACCAATTGAAACGCAGCTAA